The following proteins come from a genomic window of bacterium:
- the panB gene encoding 3-methyl-2-oxobutanoate hydroxymethyltransferase: MNAEDIKKLKVSGKKIVAVTAYDWATASLCRDAAPDVVLVGDSLSMVALGYDNTLPVTVDEMLHHTKAVVRAGLNSLIVADMPFMSFNVSTESTIYNAGRFIKEAGAQAVKIEGGTEVSSVVKLLVERGVPVMGHIGLTPQDVLVLGGYKVQAKTPEKIGLLLKDAKSLQDAGAFSIVLECVPAEVGKLLSDSVDVPVIGIGAGPFCDGQIMVFSDLTGLYEKKKAKFVKVYADAGGVIKNAVKKYADEVRKGEFPDKEHSY; this comes from the coding sequence ATGAATGCGGAAGATATCAAAAAGTTAAAGGTTTCCGGTAAAAAAATTGTTGCGGTTACGGCATACGATTGGGCAACTGCCTCGCTTTGCAGGGATGCGGCTCCGGATGTTGTGCTGGTGGGCGATTCCCTGTCCATGGTGGCTCTCGGTTATGATAATACTTTGCCTGTGACGGTGGATGAGATGCTGCATCATACAAAGGCTGTCGTAAGGGCCGGACTTAATTCTCTTATTGTAGCGGATATGCCTTTCATGTCGTTTAATGTTTCGACCGAATCGACGATTTATAACGCGGGGCGTTTCATAAAAGAAGCCGGCGCGCAAGCCGTAAAAATCGAAGGCGGGACAGAGGTTTCTTCTGTAGTAAAACTGCTTGTCGAGAGAGGTGTCCCCGTAATGGGCCATATTGGCCTGACCCCTCAGGATGTACTTGTCCTCGGAGGGTATAAAGTCCAGGCGAAAACACCTGAGAAAATAGGGCTTTTGCTGAAAGACGCAAAATCTTTACAGGATGCGGGTGCCTTTTCGATTGTGCTGGAGTGCGTCCCGGCTGAGGTAGGTAAATTGCTGTCGGATTCGGTTGATGTCCCCGTTATTGGAATAGGGGCCGGTCCTTTTTGTGACGGGCAGATAATGGTTTTCAGTGATTTAACGGGGTTGTATGAAAAGAAAAAAGCAAAATTTGTGAAGGTTTACGCCGATGCCGGCGGCGTGATAAAAAATGCCGTAAAGAAGTATGCGGATGAAGTGCGCAAAGGCGAGTTTCCCGATAAGGAACATTCGTATTAA
- the dapB gene encoding 4-hydroxy-tetrahydrodipicolinate reductase: MLKIVVCGASGRMGKRIISLVLSMDGVKLAGACEAKAHQSVGLDAGDITGNPKSGVVISDSLENALENADVLIDFSSKDSVVSNVRAASDKKVPVVVGTTGLTEEDKDKIRICAKTIPVLVSSNMSAGVNLLLQIAGDIALMLGEEYDIEIIESHHKMKKDSPSGTALSFAEAIKKALAAKGRNIKFIYGREGICGEKKKDEIGIHAVRSGDVVGEHTVIYCGSGEKIEIKHTAHTRDTFALGAVRAAIWLKGRPSGFYTMKDVLFGK, translated from the coding sequence ATGCTTAAAATTGTTGTATGCGGCGCTTCCGGAAGAATGGGAAAAAGGATAATCTCTCTTGTCCTTTCCATGGACGGGGTGAAACTGGCCGGCGCGTGTGAGGCGAAAGCCCATCAAAGCGTCGGTCTGGATGCCGGGGATATAACCGGTAATCCCAAAAGCGGTGTTGTTATTTCCGATTCCCTTGAAAATGCGCTCGAAAATGCCGATGTCCTTATAGATTTTTCATCAAAGGATTCCGTTGTTTCAAATGTTCGGGCGGCGTCAGACAAAAAAGTGCCTGTTGTAGTGGGTACCACAGGGTTAACGGAAGAGGATAAAGATAAAATCCGGATTTGCGCCAAGACCATACCGGTTCTGGTTTCATCCAATATGAGCGCCGGTGTGAATCTGTTGCTGCAGATTGCGGGAGATATTGCTTTAATGCTTGGCGAAGAGTACGATATAGAAATTATAGAGAGCCATCATAAAATGAAAAAGGATTCCCCGTCGGGCACCGCTCTGTCATTTGCCGAAGCAATAAAAAAAGCCCTTGCCGCCAAGGGAAGGAATATAAAATTTATTTACGGCAGGGAGGGTATTTGCGGGGAGAAGAAGAAGGACGAGATAGGTATTCATGCCGTAAGGTCAGGAGATGTTGTCGGAGAACACACAGTTATATATTGCGGCTCGGGAGAGAAAATAGAAATTAAGCATACTGCCCATACACGCGATACATTTGCCCTGGGCGCGGTGAGGGCGGCGATATGGCTGAAAGGCAGGCCTTCGGGTTTTTACACTATGAAAGATGTCCTTTTCGGGAAATAG
- the folK gene encoding 2-amino-4-hydroxy-6-hydroxymethyldihydropteridine diphosphokinase, translated as MKKEVEVYIGLGSNLGEKKLNIEQGIKFLQSDNKIRIISQSSLYETSPVCIISKKFFLNSVIKVKTVLKPLALLKKMKKIEKKMGRRPSKRGDRIIDMDIILYGEKSMKRKSLEIPHPSFHKRLFVLLPLCEINGRLKHPVYKKTVKYYIRKLKDSGQSAEKIA; from the coding sequence ATGAAAAAAGAAGTTGAAGTCTATATCGGCCTGGGTTCTAATCTGGGGGAAAAAAAGTTAAATATCGAACAAGGCATAAAGTTTTTACAATCAGACAATAAGATCAGAATTATTTCACAGTCGTCGTTGTATGAGACCAGTCCAGTCTGTATTATTTCAAAAAAGTTTTTTTTAAATTCTGTTATAAAAGTTAAGACTGTTCTTAAACCGCTTGCTCTTTTAAAAAAGATGAAGAAAATAGAAAAAAAGATGGGAAGAAGGCCGTCAAAAAGAGGCGACAGGATTATTGATATGGACATAATACTGTACGGAGAGAAAAGCATGAAAAGAAAATCGCTTGAGATCCCTCATCCTTCCTTTCATAAAAGGCTGTTTGTGCTGCTTCCCCTGTGTGAAATTAACGGCCGTCTGAAGCACCCGGTTTATAAGAAAACCGTTAAATATTACATAAGAAAACTTAAAGATTCGGGACAATCCGCGGAAAAAATCGCGTAG
- a CDS encoding aspartate 1-decarboxylase, whose protein sequence is MLRMMCKSKIHRVTVTDKSLNYEGSITIDEELAEAANLAPYEVVKVANLNNGERFQTYVINGKRGSGEIILNGAAARLGEKGDKLIIMAFCMVSEEKVRDFHPSFVAVDSENRIVKKK, encoded by the coding sequence ATGTTAAGAATGATGTGCAAATCTAAAATACACAGGGTGACTGTTACGGATAAATCGCTGAATTATGAAGGGAGTATTACTATAGACGAAGAACTGGCGGAGGCGGCAAATCTGGCTCCGTATGAAGTTGTAAAAGTCGCCAACCTGAATAACGGCGAACGTTTTCAGACATATGTTATAAATGGGAAGCGGGGTTCGGGCGAAATCATACTTAACGGCGCAGCGGCGAGGCTTGGGGAAAAGGGAGATAAATTGATAATAATGGCGTTCTGTATGGTCTCCGAAGAAAAAGTGAGGGATTTCCATCCCTCATTTGTCGCTGTAGACAGCGAAAACAGGATTGTTAAAAAGAAATGA
- a CDS encoding LL-diaminopimelate aminotransferase yields the protein MAFKSGYSEKLKKLPPYLFAEIDKIKRKLLQDGKDIIDLGVGDPDIPTPTHIIERLYKAAQDPKNHSYALDAGMPEFRKAIALWYKKRFNIDLDPQDEILPLIGSKEGIAHLPLAFVDPGDVVLIPEPGYPVYFSSTVFAGGDPYFMPLLEKNSFLPGYHDIDAQELKKAKLMFLNYPNNPTSATCDISFFENTVEFAKKNNIIVCHDAAYTEIFFDGKKQPSFLQADGAKDVGIEFHSLSKTFCMTGWRIGFAVGNPDIIKGLGKIKSNIDSGIFQAIQLAGAEALERGESDTRRFNKIYQERRDIFVEGLNNLGWKAEKPDATFYIWLKVPPGYTSSELTMVLLKECNIVCTPGNGFGEDGEGYVRFALTRDKGRIMEALERIRKLHEKRS from the coding sequence ATGGCTTTTAAATCTGGATATTCCGAGAAATTAAAAAAACTGCCCCCGTATTTGTTTGCGGAAATAGATAAAATTAAAAGAAAACTGCTCCAGGACGGGAAAGATATCATAGACCTGGGAGTGGGGGATCCGGATATACCCACACCGACGCACATAATTGAAAGGCTGTATAAGGCCGCGCAGGATCCGAAAAACCACAGCTATGCCCTTGACGCCGGCATGCCGGAATTTAGAAAAGCCATAGCGTTATGGTATAAAAAAAGATTTAATATCGACCTCGATCCGCAGGATGAAATACTTCCGTTGATAGGTTCTAAAGAGGGGATAGCACATCTGCCTCTTGCTTTTGTGGATCCGGGAGATGTCGTTCTTATACCTGAGCCGGGTTATCCGGTATATTTTTCCTCCACCGTTTTTGCGGGTGGCGACCCGTATTTTATGCCTTTACTGGAGAAAAATTCTTTTTTACCCGGTTACCATGATATTGATGCGCAGGAATTAAAAAAAGCGAAACTTATGTTCCTGAATTATCCCAATAATCCCACATCGGCAACGTGTGATATAAGTTTTTTTGAGAATACGGTTGAGTTCGCAAAAAAGAACAACATTATAGTGTGCCATGATGCCGCCTATACAGAGATATTTTTTGACGGAAAAAAACAGCCCAGTTTTCTTCAGGCTGACGGGGCGAAAGATGTCGGGATAGAATTCCACTCTTTGTCCAAGACTTTCTGCATGACCGGCTGGCGCATCGGTTTTGCTGTTGGAAACCCGGATATCATAAAAGGCCTCGGAAAAATAAAAAGCAATATCGATTCAGGCATATTTCAGGCAATCCAGTTAGCCGGTGCAGAAGCTCTTGAGAGAGGAGAATCGGATACAAGGCGGTTTAACAAGATTTACCAGGAAAGAAGAGATATATTCGTTGAAGGGTTGAATAATTTAGGCTGGAAAGCGGAAAAACCGGATGCTACTTTTTATATATGGCTCAAAGTCCCTCCGGGATATACTTCTTCCGAACTGACTATGGTACTGCTTAAGGAATGCAATATAGTATGCACTCCCGGGAACGGCTTTGGCGAAGATGGGGAGGGATATGTCCGGTTTGCGCTTACAAGGGATAAAGGCAGGATCATGGAAGCGCTTGAAAGAATCAGAAAGCTGCATGAAAAAAGAAGTTGA
- the dapA gene encoding 4-hydroxy-tetrahydrodipicolinate synthase: MFKGSFVAIVTPFKNGRLHEESLRELVQMHIANGTSGIVPCGTTGESATLTPEEHKKVIETVISETAKKIPVIAGTGSNNTKEAIEYTKHAYNAGADAALVITPYYNKPTQEGLYYHYKAIATEVPIPIVVYNVPGRTGVSIEPETVARLSELSNIVAIKEASGQMDQISKIMSLCGITVLSGDDSMTMPIMAIGGSGVISVIANIVPADMKELTSAMEDGDIESARELHYKLFDLCKVMFIETNPIPIKTAMAMKGMIEEEFRLPLVSPTEKSRSLIKRQLEQYGLL; the protein is encoded by the coding sequence ATGTTTAAAGGCTCTTTTGTCGCTATAGTGACTCCATTTAAAAACGGCCGGCTGCATGAAGAATCTTTAAGGGAACTTGTACAGATGCATATTGCAAACGGCACATCGGGGATAGTGCCCTGCGGTACTACGGGAGAATCAGCCACTCTTACACCCGAAGAGCATAAAAAGGTGATAGAGACAGTTATAAGCGAGACGGCGAAAAAGATTCCTGTTATAGCCGGCACTGGATCAAACAACACGAAAGAAGCCATAGAATATACGAAGCATGCTTATAATGCCGGGGCCGATGCGGCGCTGGTAATAACACCTTATTATAATAAACCCACGCAGGAAGGTTTATATTATCATTATAAGGCAATTGCGACCGAAGTCCCTATACCCATAGTAGTTTATAATGTCCCGGGCAGGACGGGCGTATCCATAGAGCCCGAAACAGTTGCCAGGTTGTCGGAATTAAGTAATATCGTTGCGATTAAAGAAGCCAGCGGGCAGATGGACCAGATATCCAAGATTATGTCACTTTGCGGTATAACCGTGTTGTCGGGCGATGATTCGATGACAATGCCCATAATGGCAATCGGCGGTAGCGGCGTAATTTCTGTGATAGCCAATATTGTGCCGGCTGATATGAAAGAACTTACATCTGCGATGGAAGACGGAGATATTGAAAGCGCAAGGGAACTACACTATAAACTTTTTGATTTGTGTAAAGTTATGTTTATTGAAACCAACCCTATTCCTATCAAGACAGCTATGGCGATGAAAGGAATGATTGAAGAGGAATTCAGGCTGCCTCTTGTCAGCCCGACTGAAAAATCAAGATCGCTGATTAAAAGACAGCTTGAACAATACGGTTTACTGTAA
- the dapF gene encoding diaminopimelate epimerase produces MRIRFSKMEGAGNDFIVIDDREKIFPVPENSLAAEMCVRRKSIGADGVILLQNSGKADFKMRIFNPDGGEAEMCGNGARCIAKFAYDNKIAGRKMTVETMAGMLSASVEGDMIKIKMSDPRDLKADVCILFPDKQVKLDFINTGVPHAVLFVEKVEQVDVEGLGRKIRNAAEFKPSGTNVNFVEINSDNLVKVRTYERGVEAETLACGTGVVASAIISHRQKNVKAPVKVVTKSGDSIIVDFKIGDGSYKNVYMSGPAKLIYVAEYGF; encoded by the coding sequence ATGCGGATAAGGTTTTCCAAGATGGAAGGCGCGGGAAATGATTTTATAGTTATCGATGACAGGGAAAAAATATTTCCTGTTCCGGAGAATTCTCTTGCGGCTGAAATGTGCGTCCGCAGGAAATCCATAGGCGCGGACGGTGTCATACTGCTTCAGAATTCCGGAAAAGCGGATTTTAAAATGAGGATATTTAACCCCGACGGGGGTGAAGCCGAAATGTGCGGTAACGGGGCCAGGTGCATAGCAAAATTCGCCTATGACAATAAGATTGCGGGTAGAAAAATGACAGTAGAGACTATGGCGGGGATGCTGTCTGCTTCTGTTGAAGGTGATATGATAAAAATCAAAATGAGCGACCCGCGTGATTTGAAGGCGGATGTTTGCATTTTGTTTCCGGATAAACAGGTAAAGCTTGATTTTATAAATACGGGTGTCCCCCACGCGGTATTGTTTGTGGAAAAAGTAGAGCAGGTTGATGTTGAGGGGCTCGGCAGGAAGATCAGAAACGCGGCTGAGTTTAAGCCTTCCGGGACAAACGTGAATTTCGTTGAAATAAACTCTGACAACTTGGTAAAAGTCAGAACTTACGAGCGCGGGGTTGAGGCAGAGACCCTTGCCTGCGGTACGGGTGTCGTAGCTTCCGCGATAATTTCACACAGGCAAAAAAATGTGAAAGCGCCCGTAAAAGTGGTTACAAAAAGCGGTGACAGTATTATTGTCGATTTTAAAATCGGGGACGGATCCTACAAAAATGTTTACATGTCCGGACCCGCAAAGCTAATATATGTTGCTGAATATGGTTTCTGA
- the nadA gene encoding quinolinate synthase NadA — protein sequence MKYKKTLNEIEILKKDRKALILAHNYQRPEVQEIADITGDSLELAQAASETDSEIIVLCGVRFMAETASILNPGKKVYLPENSAGCPMADMIGADALRNIKKNHPGVPVVTYVNSPAEVKAESDICCTSSNAVEVVKSVSSGKVIFVPDRNLGSFVASMVDKELILWDGYCYVHDCLTREEVLRVKDAHPGAEVIAHPECRAEVLEIADAVLSTAGMLDYAGKTAAKTIIVATEIGMLWPLKKAAPGKEFIPASFNMVCREMKSITLDSVLSSLKDERFEVKVPESTGKKALSAIQKMLSVK from the coding sequence ATGAAATACAAAAAAACTTTAAATGAAATAGAAATTCTCAAAAAAGACAGGAAGGCCCTGATACTCGCTCATAATTATCAGAGGCCTGAAGTGCAGGAAATTGCGGATATCACCGGCGATTCGCTCGAACTTGCGCAGGCGGCTTCCGAAACCGATTCGGAAATAATAGTGCTTTGCGGGGTAAGATTTATGGCGGAGACCGCCTCAATATTAAACCCGGGCAAAAAAGTTTATCTGCCGGAAAATAGCGCCGGTTGCCCGATGGCGGATATGATTGGGGCGGATGCGTTGAGAAATATTAAAAAAAACCATCCGGGTGTTCCTGTTGTAACATATGTAAATTCGCCTGCCGAGGTAAAAGCCGAAAGCGACATTTGCTGCACTTCTTCAAATGCGGTTGAAGTCGTAAAATCGGTTTCTTCCGGGAAAGTGATTTTTGTCCCGGACAGGAACCTCGGGTCATTTGTAGCTTCCATGGTGGATAAGGAACTGATATTGTGGGACGGGTACTGTTATGTGCACGATTGTCTGACAAGGGAAGAAGTTCTGAGGGTTAAAGATGCCCACCCGGGCGCGGAAGTTATCGCCCATCCCGAATGCAGGGCGGAAGTGCTTGAAATTGCGGATGCTGTTTTAAGTACGGCAGGGATGCTTGATTATGCCGGAAAAACAGCCGCAAAAACTATAATTGTCGCGACTGAGATAGGCATGTTATGGCCTTTGAAAAAAGCCGCTCCCGGGAAAGAGTTTATTCCCGCGAGTTTTAATATGGTCTGCCGTGAAATGAAATCCATAACCCTGGATTCAGTTCTGTCTTCGCTTAAAGATGAGAGGTTTGAGGTTAAAGTGCCTGAAAGTACAGGCAAAAAGGCATTAAGTGCGATTCAAAAAATGCTTTCGGTAAAATAA
- the panC gene encoding pantoate--beta-alanine ligase — protein MIVVKKIDKMRKEVLAWKKKNKTIGFVPTMGFLHKGHISLIKKARLENDIVVASIFVNPIQFLPGEDFSSYPRSFENDKKICKNEKVNILFFPSAGEIYPLRFSTFVEETDLSLPLCGKDRPGHFKGVTTVVLKLFNIIQPDTAYFGQKDAQQALVIKKMTEDLNISVKVKVMPIVREKDGLAMSSRNSYLSADERRKAPAIYESLKMAEKIIMGGERNALKIKKRIAKAVNSATGGKIDYIEIVCPVSMKALKRVESGALIAIAVKLGGARLIDNIIVKTPGKRK, from the coding sequence GTGATTGTAGTTAAAAAAATAGATAAGATGAGAAAAGAGGTTCTTGCCTGGAAGAAAAAAAACAAAACCATAGGTTTTGTCCCTACGATGGGTTTTCTTCATAAAGGACATATAAGCCTTATTAAGAAAGCACGCCTCGAAAACGACATAGTGGTAGCCAGTATTTTTGTTAATCCGATACAGTTTTTGCCGGGCGAAGATTTTTCTTCTTATCCGCGGAGTTTTGAAAACGATAAAAAAATATGTAAAAACGAAAAAGTTAATATCCTGTTTTTCCCTTCCGCCGGAGAGATTTACCCGCTCCGGTTTTCGACTTTTGTCGAAGAAACTGATTTGAGCTTGCCTTTGTGCGGAAAAGACAGGCCGGGCCATTTCAAGGGGGTTACAACAGTCGTATTAAAGTTATTTAACATAATTCAGCCCGACACAGCATATTTCGGTCAAAAAGACGCGCAGCAGGCGCTCGTAATAAAGAAGATGACCGAAGATTTGAATATTTCCGTAAAGGTTAAGGTTATGCCGATAGTCAGGGAAAAAGACGGTCTCGCAATGAGTTCAAGAAACAGCTATCTTTCCGCGGATGAAAGGCGAAAGGCTCCCGCCATATACGAATCGCTGAAAATGGCGGAAAAAATTATTATGGGAGGAGAAAGAAACGCCCTTAAAATCAAGAAGCGCATAGCGAAGGCTGTCAATTCCGCTACAGGAGGGAAAATCGATTATATAGAGATAGTCTGTCCGGTCAGTATGAAAGCCTTAAAACGTGTGGAATCCGGCGCCTTGATTGCCATAGCTGTTAAGCTTGGCGGGGCAAGGCTTATAGATAATATCATTGTCAAAACGCCGGGAAAAAGGAAATAA